In Thioalkalivibrio paradoxus ARh 1, the following are encoded in one genomic region:
- a CDS encoding ferredoxin--NADP reductase, whose translation MSGWVVGEVTDLKRWTDRSFSLCVDAEVEPFRAGQYNRLRLVVDGEPVARPYSYVNPPGTRPLEFYLITVPGGPLSNRLIELAPGDTVELMPRSSGLFTLDSVPDAADLWLLATGTGLGPFLSMLGTDEPWQRFGSIRLVHSVRHANELTYQETIAGFTQRDPERFRYVPMISREDRPGLLRARIPSALDDGQLEALAGLEIGADHSQVMICGSPDMVRDTQAVLRARGLQRLRRGMPGQITVENYW comes from the coding sequence ATGTCAGGCTGGGTGGTCGGAGAGGTAACGGATCTGAAGCGGTGGACCGACCGCAGCTTCAGCTTGTGCGTCGACGCGGAGGTGGAGCCGTTCCGCGCGGGGCAATACAACCGCCTGCGGCTGGTGGTCGACGGGGAGCCCGTCGCCCGTCCCTATTCGTATGTGAATCCTCCCGGCACCCGCCCACTCGAGTTCTACCTGATCACGGTACCCGGTGGCCCGCTGAGCAACCGCCTGATCGAGTTGGCACCAGGGGATACGGTCGAACTGATGCCGCGTTCGAGTGGCTTGTTCACGCTCGATTCGGTGCCCGATGCAGCCGACCTGTGGCTGCTGGCGACCGGCACCGGGCTCGGCCCGTTCCTGTCGATGCTCGGCACCGACGAGCCCTGGCAACGCTTCGGGTCGATCCGCCTCGTGCACTCGGTGCGCCATGCGAACGAACTGACGTACCAGGAGACGATCGCCGGATTCACACAGCGTGATCCGGAACGGTTTCGCTATGTTCCGATGATCAGTCGCGAGGACAGGCCGGGTCTGCTGCGGGCGCGGATCCCGTCGGCGCTCGACGACGGGCAGCTCGAGGCATTGGCAGGCCTGGAGATCGGTGCGGATCACTCGCAGGTGATGATCTGCGGCAGCCCGGACATGGTGCGCGACACGCAGGCGGTGCTGCGAGCACGCGGGTTGCAGCGGCTCCGGCGGGGCATGCCGGGCCAGATCACGGTGGAAAACTACTGGTGA
- a CDS encoding LytR/AlgR family response regulator transcription factor translates to MKLRILIADDEPLARTRLRDLIRELGHMVCSEAAHGNEVEQACRDSHPDVVLLDIEMPGSDGLALTVRMKQQHPGIPVVLVTAHAEHAVRAFDVAVSDYVLKPVRRERLQRALERATERRNVDAGRNPLLRLTIGRLERLVRLDEIDYFAAEQGYVIARSASLEGFVDLRLHELEERFQSQLLRIHRSCLAVKNAIAGIEHRSSADHRLLFHDGLEPVPISRRKLRKVRNQLRDLP, encoded by the coding sequence ATGAAGCTGCGCATTCTGATTGCGGACGATGAACCCCTAGCCCGAACCCGCCTCAGAGACTTGATTCGGGAACTGGGGCACATGGTCTGCTCCGAGGCTGCCCACGGTAATGAGGTCGAACAGGCGTGCCGCGACAGCCACCCAGACGTCGTGCTTCTGGATATCGAGATGCCCGGAAGCGACGGCCTCGCGCTCACCGTGCGAATGAAGCAGCAACATCCCGGCATTCCAGTGGTGCTGGTCACCGCCCACGCTGAACACGCCGTACGCGCGTTCGACGTCGCGGTAAGCGATTACGTGTTGAAACCGGTTCGCCGTGAGCGGCTTCAACGCGCCCTCGAGCGCGCTACCGAACGGAGGAACGTGGATGCGGGCAGAAATCCACTCCTGCGCCTGACGATCGGACGACTGGAACGCCTCGTCCGCCTGGACGAAATCGACTACTTCGCCGCGGAACAGGGCTACGTGATCGCACGCTCAGCGTCATTGGAGGGATTCGTCGACCTGCGCCTGCATGAACTGGAAGAGCGTTTCCAAAGTCAACTCCTACGCATTCACCGCTCTTGTCTGGCGGTGAAAAACGCAATCGCCGGCATCGAACACCGTTCCTCAGCCGATCACCGCCTGCTCTTCCACGATGGGCTCGAGCCGGTGCCCATCAGTCGCCGGAAATTACGCAAGGTTCGAAACCAATTGCGGGACCTTCCCTGA
- the nadA gene encoding quinolinate synthase NadA — MALAEATYDVPRTAAITAARPQLGDAERAALVARIKRLLKERDAVLVAHYYVDSSLQQVAEETGGCVADSLEMARFGKEHAAGTLVVAGVRFMGETAKILSPEKRVLMPTLEAECSLDLGCPADAFQRFCEQHPGRTVVVYSNTSVAVKALADFVVTSSIAVPLVEHLRDQGKKILWAPDRHLGDYIRRETGADMMLWEGSCVVHDEFRSRELENLRKAHPAAAVLVHPESPREVILQADVVGSTSQLIAAVRERRESEFIVATDNRIFYKMQQAAPGKRLIEAPTGGHSATCHSCAHCPWMAMNDLSSLADTLEHCSHEIFVDEAERVKALTATQRMLDFAAAHRRRVVGDA, encoded by the coding sequence ATGGCACTGGCAGAAGCCACCTACGATGTACCGCGAACCGCGGCGATTACCGCGGCCCGGCCGCAGCTGGGCGACGCGGAACGCGCGGCGCTGGTGGCGCGCATCAAGCGCCTGCTAAAGGAGCGCGACGCGGTGCTGGTCGCGCATTACTATGTCGATTCGTCGCTGCAGCAGGTCGCCGAGGAAACCGGCGGTTGCGTCGCGGATTCGCTCGAGATGGCGCGTTTCGGCAAGGAACACGCGGCGGGCACGCTGGTCGTGGCGGGCGTGCGCTTCATGGGCGAGACCGCCAAGATCCTCAGCCCGGAGAAGCGCGTGCTGATGCCGACCCTCGAGGCCGAGTGTTCGCTCGATCTCGGCTGTCCGGCGGACGCGTTCCAGCGGTTCTGCGAACAACACCCCGGGCGTACGGTGGTGGTGTATTCGAATACCTCGGTTGCGGTGAAGGCGCTGGCCGATTTCGTGGTGACCTCCAGTATCGCCGTACCGCTGGTGGAACACCTGCGCGACCAGGGAAAGAAGATTCTCTGGGCTCCGGACCGGCATCTGGGCGACTACATCCGCCGTGAGACCGGCGCCGACATGATGCTCTGGGAGGGTTCCTGCGTGGTGCACGACGAGTTCCGCTCGCGTGAACTGGAGAATCTGCGCAAGGCGCATCCGGCGGCGGCGGTGCTGGTGCACCCGGAGTCGCCGCGCGAGGTGATTCTGCAGGCCGACGTGGTCGGTTCCACCAGCCAGTTGATCGCCGCGGTGCGTGAACGCCGGGAATCGGAATTCATCGTCGCGACCGACAACCGCATTTTCTACAAGATGCAGCAGGCGGCGCCGGGCAAGCGGCTGATCGAGGCCCCGACCGGAGGCCACAGCGCCACCTGTCACAGCTGCGCGCATTGCCCGTGGATGGCGATGAACGACTTGAGCAGTCTCGCCGATACGCTGGAGCACTGCAGCCACGAGATCTTCGTCGACGAGGCTGAGCGGGTGAAGGCGCTGACCGCGACGCAGCGCATGCTCGATTTCGCTGCCGCGCACCGCCGCCGCGTCGTCGGCGACGCGTAG
- a CDS encoding thioredoxin family protein yields MARTPSQMIDLGTEAPNFRLPDVVSGNPIGLDDFPDAKGFMIAFICNHCPFVQLIRHEFARYGREYSERGIAVIAINSNDIQAHPEDGPDAMRDDARRFGYTFPYCLDEDQSVAKAYQAACTPDLYLFDANRKLVYRGQFDAARPGSDTPVTGNDLRAATDALLAGHAIPADQKASLGCNIKWKPGNEPDYYG; encoded by the coding sequence ATGGCACGTACACCCTCGCAGATGATCGACCTGGGCACCGAAGCCCCGAACTTCCGCCTGCCCGACGTCGTCTCCGGCAACCCCATCGGTCTGGACGACTTCCCGGATGCGAAGGGCTTCATGATCGCATTCATCTGCAACCATTGCCCGTTCGTGCAGCTCATCCGCCACGAATTCGCGCGGTACGGACGCGAATACTCGGAACGGGGCATCGCGGTCATCGCGATCAACTCCAACGACATCCAGGCCCACCCGGAAGACGGGCCCGACGCGATGCGCGACGACGCACGCCGGTTCGGCTACACCTTCCCGTATTGCCTGGACGAGGACCAGTCGGTCGCCAAGGCCTACCAGGCCGCCTGCACCCCCGACCTGTACCTGTTCGATGCCAACCGCAAGCTGGTCTACCGTGGCCAGTTCGACGCCGCCCGGCCGGGCAGCGATACCCCGGTCACCGGCAACGACCTGCGCGCGGCCACCGACGCGCTGCTCGCCGGGCATGCGATTCCCGCCGACCAGAAGGCGAGCCTCGGGTGCAACATCAAGTGGAAGCCGGGCAACGAACCCGACTACTACGGCTGA
- a CDS encoding protein disulfide oxidoreductase produces MNTAVKKRRPVWRWVLEIAIVIGVVLLVRAWIARDLAQGPAPAFEAQLLDGTPVSLAHFADEPMLLHFWATWCPICRLEEGEILRLSRSHPVLTVAMQSGSEAEVEAHLTERERKLAVVNDPGGDLARTYGVRAVPSTFIIDRDGEIVFRKQGYAPPLELRFRLWLARWL; encoded by the coding sequence ATGAACACTGCAGTCAAGAAACGCCGCCCCGTTTGGCGCTGGGTACTCGAGATCGCGATCGTCATCGGGGTCGTGCTGCTGGTGCGCGCCTGGATCGCGCGCGATCTGGCACAAGGACCCGCCCCGGCCTTCGAAGCGCAGTTGCTCGACGGTACGCCGGTCAGCCTCGCCCACTTCGCAGACGAGCCGATGCTGCTGCACTTCTGGGCCACCTGGTGCCCGATCTGCCGGCTGGAAGAGGGCGAGATTCTGCGCCTGAGCCGCAGCCACCCGGTGCTGACCGTCGCGATGCAGTCCGGCAGCGAGGCCGAGGTGGAGGCGCACCTGACCGAGCGGGAGCGCAAGCTGGCAGTGGTCAACGACCCCGGCGGCGACCTGGCCCGGACCTACGGCGTGCGCGCGGTGCCCAGCACGTTCATCATCGATCGCGATGGCGAGATCGTCTTCCGCAAGCAGGGCTACGCACCCCCGCTGGAACTGCGCTTCAGGCTCTGGCTCGCCCGCTGGCTATAG
- a CDS encoding DUF3775 domain-containing protein, with amino-acid sequence MLSINLDTVLWVVRSTREFHAKEEVVFPDDSPDGNDGDWAMQVLADHGSDLTLQELRIGLHGLEPVQQAELLALKWLGRGDYSPSEWEEAKREALDNWSPEVMDRLIATPLISEYLLEALDILGIEHEE; translated from the coding sequence ATGCTCAGCATCAACCTCGATACCGTGCTTTGGGTCGTGCGCTCGACCCGCGAGTTCCATGCGAAGGAAGAGGTTGTTTTTCCCGACGATTCACCGGACGGCAACGACGGCGACTGGGCCATGCAAGTCCTCGCCGATCACGGAAGCGACCTGACATTGCAGGAACTCCGAATCGGGCTCCATGGGCTGGAACCGGTCCAGCAGGCCGAACTGCTGGCGCTCAAGTGGCTGGGGCGCGGCGATTACAGCCCATCCGAATGGGAAGAAGCCAAGCGGGAAGCGCTGGACAACTGGTCACCGGAGGTGATGGACCGTCTGATCGCGACGCCGCTGATCTCCGAATATCTGCTCGAGGCCCTGGATATCCTCGGCATCGAGCACGAGGAATAG
- a CDS encoding DUF465 domain-containing protein yields the protein MVDDEGELRARIVELEAEHQALETALQALQQAAAPDLFALRRLKKRKLLLKDAIVRLRSRLIPDLNA from the coding sequence GTGGTCGACGACGAGGGTGAACTGCGCGCGCGGATCGTGGAGCTCGAGGCCGAGCATCAGGCGCTCGAGACCGCGCTCCAGGCGCTGCAGCAAGCGGCCGCACCCGACCTGTTCGCTCTGCGGCGGTTGAAGAAGCGCAAGTTGCTGCTGAAGGACGCGATCGTGCGCCTGCGCAGCCGCCTGATCCCCGACCTCAACGCCTGA
- a CDS encoding PepSY domain-containing protein, which yields MQLDPIEATGRVGLVVPTVLLTLLLLAWLPATVLARDEPPAASLEEAVAQVERAHGGRILSARSERSNDRVVYRIRLLTQDQQVRTFEIPGAEGAQP from the coding sequence ATGCAACTGGATCCGATCGAAGCAACGGGCCGTGTCGGCTTGGTCGTGCCGACCGTGCTGCTGACCCTGCTGTTGCTGGCATGGTTGCCGGCGACGGTTCTGGCGCGGGACGAGCCGCCCGCGGCCAGCCTGGAGGAGGCGGTGGCGCAGGTGGAGCGTGCCCACGGTGGACGTATCCTGTCGGCCCGGTCCGAGCGCAGCAACGATCGCGTGGTCTACCGGATCCGGTTGCTGACCCAGGATCAGCAGGTGCGTACCTTCGAGATCCCCGGGGCCGAGGGTGCGCAGCCGTGA
- a CDS encoding antitoxin MazE family protein — protein sequence MHSTTQDPDKFRRYRERLKAKGLRQIHLWVPDTASPRFQQELRRQLALVEASTEDRETLEFIEAAADWSD from the coding sequence ATGCACAGCACCACTCAAGACCCGGACAAGTTTCGACGCTATCGCGAGCGCCTCAAGGCCAAGGGTTTGCGCCAGATTCACCTCTGGGTACCGGATACCGCGAGCCCGCGGTTCCAGCAGGAGCTTCGCCGGCAACTGGCGTTGGTCGAGGCCAGCACTGAAGACCGCGAAACCCTGGAGTTCATTGAGGCAGCGGCGGATTGGTCGGATTGA
- a CDS encoding sensor histidine kinase yields MERSETTRTGERTPAIATPVLPDFCSGETVLRTLMLVVPLSLVVVLLQGREGDPLLTAAPVLIFMAWVAFTSLLLLCAIQSWLRTRGLLLQVSLPTLLPVVNTALVHLGAEQVMLADSHSRLRVIAVAALLSVIATRYFYLIAAWQQETRMVAQAREQALRARVRPHFLFNSMNTIASLCRSDPARAEQVTLDLADLFRVTFATGADHPLATELDLVHAYLAIEQTRFGDRLLLEWDVPDHPALNLRVPSLVLLPLVENAIQHGIAPERQGGCLWIKVQPGSRWVSIRIGNTVGENTGRGTGTAGAEARARLKHCFGSKARVEVTHKTDTFEATVTLPLTQENSDTNHEAAHSDCGR; encoded by the coding sequence ATGGAGCGATCGGAGACCACGCGCACCGGCGAGAGAACACCGGCCATCGCGACGCCGGTATTGCCGGACTTCTGCTCGGGCGAAACGGTTTTGCGAACCTTGATGCTGGTAGTCCCGCTGTCCCTGGTGGTCGTGCTGCTGCAAGGTAGAGAAGGCGACCCCCTCCTCACGGCAGCCCCCGTGTTGATATTTATGGCGTGGGTCGCATTCACCAGCCTGCTGCTGCTTTGCGCCATCCAATCTTGGCTACGCACACGGGGACTACTCCTGCAGGTCAGCCTTCCAACCCTACTCCCGGTAGTCAACACCGCGCTCGTCCACCTCGGCGCCGAGCAAGTCATGCTCGCAGACAGCCACAGCCGGCTGCGGGTGATCGCGGTTGCAGCCCTGCTGAGCGTGATTGCCACCCGTTATTTCTATCTGATCGCGGCCTGGCAGCAGGAAACCCGGATGGTTGCCCAAGCCCGCGAGCAGGCCTTGCGCGCGCGGGTGCGGCCACACTTCCTATTCAACAGCATGAATACCATTGCCAGCTTATGTCGTTCCGATCCCGCGCGGGCGGAGCAAGTGACCTTGGATTTGGCCGACCTTTTCCGCGTCACCTTCGCGACCGGTGCCGACCACCCGTTGGCTACGGAACTCGACCTCGTCCACGCCTACCTCGCGATCGAGCAGACCCGCTTCGGAGATCGTCTGCTGCTGGAGTGGGACGTACCCGATCACCCAGCCCTGAACCTGCGTGTACCATCCTTGGTTCTCCTGCCGCTGGTGGAAAATGCGATCCAGCACGGCATCGCGCCGGAACGCCAGGGCGGGTGCCTATGGATCAAGGTGCAGCCCGGCAGCCGTTGGGTATCGATCCGGATTGGCAACACCGTCGGCGAGAATACGGGGCGGGGCACGGGAACCGCGGGAGCAGAGGCCCGCGCGCGCCTGAAGCACTGTTTCGGCAGCAAAGCTCGCGTGGAAGTGACGCACAAGACCGACACCTTCGAGGCAACGGTCACCCTCCCCCTGACGCAGGAAAATTCCGACACCAACCATGAAGCTGCGCATTCTGATTGCGGACGATGA
- a CDS encoding NAD(P)/FAD-dependent oxidoreductase gives MTNVTRRNFLKAIGIGGAAAATGFGCAANGRVADASSAHAVVVGGGSGGATAAKYLKRFAPEMQVTLIEPKATYYTCYGSNWVLGGHATMDDIEQTYGALKDRHGVNVVQDSVTEINPERRTVTTAGGATMNFDRLIMSPGIDFRYDAVPGITAADAERIPHAWKAGEQTVLLRRQLEAMSDGGVFVMVAPGNPFRCPPGPYERASMVAHYFKQAKPRSKIIILDNKENFSKQGLFMAGWEQHYGDMIEWVPSSEGGQVEEIDAPNLTAIADAGFTRIKADVLNYIPPQTAGAIALQMGLAGDGFWCPVNQLTFESSIHPGIYVIGDSSVAGAMPKSGHSANNQAKVAAAAIVRELSGQDPLMPSTANTCYSLITPDHAISVAAVYAYKDGTIAAVEGAGGVSPADAPASFRQQEALYTKGWYDGITADIWG, from the coding sequence ATGACCAACGTTACACGTCGTAATTTTCTCAAGGCCATCGGCATCGGAGGCGCTGCGGCAGCGACCGGGTTCGGCTGCGCGGCCAACGGCAGAGTGGCCGATGCATCCAGCGCCCACGCGGTCGTCGTGGGCGGCGGCTCCGGCGGCGCCACTGCGGCCAAGTACCTGAAACGCTTCGCGCCCGAAATGCAGGTGACGCTGATCGAGCCGAAGGCCACCTATTACACCTGCTACGGCAGCAACTGGGTGCTCGGCGGCCATGCCACGATGGACGACATCGAGCAGACCTACGGCGCGCTGAAGGATCGCCACGGGGTAAACGTGGTGCAGGACTCCGTGACCGAAATCAACCCCGAGCGCCGGACGGTGACGACCGCAGGCGGCGCCACGATGAACTTCGACCGCCTGATCATGTCGCCGGGGATCGACTTCCGCTACGACGCGGTGCCGGGGATCACCGCTGCCGACGCCGAACGTATCCCGCATGCCTGGAAGGCCGGGGAGCAGACGGTGCTGCTGCGTCGTCAGCTCGAGGCGATGTCCGACGGCGGCGTGTTCGTGATGGTGGCACCCGGAAACCCGTTCCGCTGCCCGCCGGGTCCGTACGAGCGCGCGTCGATGGTCGCCCACTACTTCAAGCAGGCGAAGCCGCGCTCGAAGATCATCATCCTCGACAACAAGGAGAACTTCTCCAAGCAGGGGCTGTTCATGGCCGGCTGGGAGCAGCACTACGGCGACATGATCGAATGGGTGCCGAGCTCCGAGGGGGGACAGGTCGAGGAGATCGACGCTCCCAACCTGACTGCCATCGCCGATGCCGGTTTCACCCGGATCAAGGCCGACGTGCTGAACTACATCCCGCCGCAGACCGCGGGCGCGATCGCACTGCAGATGGGCCTGGCTGGCGACGGTTTCTGGTGCCCGGTGAATCAGCTGACCTTCGAGTCGAGCATCCACCCCGGCATCTACGTGATCGGCGACTCCAGCGTCGCCGGGGCCATGCCCAAGTCGGGGCACTCGGCCAACAACCAGGCGAAGGTGGCCGCGGCGGCGATCGTGCGCGAACTCTCCGGCCAGGATCCGCTGATGCCCTCCACCGCCAACACCTGCTATAGCCTGATCACGCCCGATCACGCAATCAGCGTGGCGGCCGTGTATGCGTACAAGGACGGCACGATTGCGGCCGTCGAAGGGGCAGGCGGCGTCAGCCCGGCCGACGCGCCGGCGTCGTTCCGCCAGCAGGAAGCGCTCTACACCAAGGGCTGGTACGACGGCATCACCGCCGACATCTGGGGCTAA
- a CDS encoding alpha/beta hydrolase family protein encodes MGIRNKALAIDTPRGIQLSGVVVEPEGIPVGQACIAHCFACSKDFPATVRLARALALEGIIVLRFDFMGLGEAQGRFVDSSFETYCEDLGAALDAFDTYTGFPTDLLIGHSFGGAMALALAGNRDELRGVVTIAAPAEPGHVTRLFEARAHGIRETGSAEVDIGGRRITIGREFMDSVEDEHLDDALPALGRPLLVLHSPKDSVVGIDHARRIFERARHPKSFVALHRADHLLTRPEHTAYVARLIHAWADDLLRPHQ; translated from the coding sequence ATGGGCATCAGGAACAAGGCGTTGGCGATCGACACCCCGCGGGGAATCCAACTGAGCGGCGTGGTGGTCGAGCCCGAAGGCATCCCGGTGGGGCAAGCCTGCATCGCTCATTGCTTCGCGTGCTCGAAGGACTTCCCGGCCACGGTACGGCTTGCGCGCGCCCTCGCCCTCGAGGGCATCATCGTGCTGCGCTTCGATTTCATGGGTCTGGGAGAGGCGCAGGGCCGCTTCGTCGACAGCAGCTTCGAAACCTATTGCGAAGACCTCGGCGCCGCACTGGACGCATTCGACACCTACACCGGCTTCCCCACCGACCTGCTGATCGGCCACAGCTTCGGCGGCGCAATGGCGCTCGCGCTGGCCGGGAATCGCGACGAACTGCGGGGGGTCGTGACCATCGCCGCACCGGCGGAACCAGGCCATGTGACCCGGCTGTTCGAAGCCCGCGCGCACGGCATCCGCGAAACCGGCTCGGCCGAGGTGGACATCGGCGGACGCAGGATCACGATCGGCCGGGAATTCATGGACTCCGTCGAAGACGAGCATCTCGACGATGCGCTGCCAGCGCTGGGGCGCCCGCTGCTGGTGCTGCACTCCCCGAAGGACAGCGTGGTCGGCATCGATCACGCGCGCCGGATCTTCGAGCGCGCGCGGCATCCCAAGAGCTTCGTCGCCCTGCACCGTGCAGATCACCTGCTGACGCGCCCGGAACATACCGCGTACGTCGCGCGCCTGATTCATGCCTGGGCCGACGACCTGCTACGCCCTCACCAGTAG
- a CDS encoding formylglycine-generating enzyme family protein, with product MASALMHRLDTPDLLDLQQQAADAAGVPVGFQDRSRDGIPVPELRVIPAGEFEIGSDASEYGHKDTESPRRFVLIERPFALGRYPVTKAEFAAFQQATGWVPRRDVIWPKGDQQPVFNLRLADVEAYLEWLSAQAGQRYRLPTEAEWEFAARAGTRTAFAFGDAVGCRDVHFNSLFPYDERRERRKWYIPLCIPLPRAMDVGSFPPNRWGLHDMHGNVQEFTQTPWRDSHADLPRDGVYRRRPDDEWLVVKGGSWFDPAVACRSASRRRRHITEMDTNLGFRVLRELRSGTRTR from the coding sequence ATGGCAAGTGCGTTGATGCATCGGCTGGATACCCCGGATCTGCTCGATCTGCAGCAGCAGGCGGCGGACGCCGCCGGGGTTCCGGTGGGTTTTCAGGACCGGAGCAGGGACGGCATTCCCGTTCCCGAGCTGCGGGTCATTCCGGCGGGTGAGTTCGAGATCGGCTCGGACGCTTCCGAGTACGGCCACAAGGACACCGAGTCGCCACGCCGGTTCGTGCTGATCGAGCGGCCGTTCGCGCTGGGGCGCTATCCGGTGACGAAGGCCGAGTTCGCGGCCTTTCAGCAGGCGACGGGCTGGGTGCCGCGCCGCGACGTGATCTGGCCGAAGGGTGACCAACAGCCGGTGTTCAACCTGCGCCTCGCCGATGTCGAGGCCTACCTGGAGTGGCTCAGCGCGCAGGCCGGTCAGCGCTATCGCCTGCCCACCGAGGCCGAGTGGGAGTTCGCGGCGCGCGCGGGCACGCGCACCGCGTTCGCTTTCGGCGATGCCGTGGGGTGCCGGGACGTGCACTTCAACTCCCTGTTCCCGTACGACGAGCGGCGCGAACGCCGCAAGTGGTACATCCCGTTGTGCATTCCGTTGCCGCGCGCGATGGATGTCGGCAGCTTCCCGCCGAACCGCTGGGGCCTGCACGACATGCATGGCAACGTGCAGGAGTTCACGCAGACGCCCTGGCGGGACAGCCATGCCGACCTGCCGCGCGATGGTGTCTACCGCCGCCGCCCCGACGATGAATGGCTGGTGGTGAAGGGCGGCTCCTGGTTCGATCCCGCGGTGGCCTGCCGCAGCGCTTCCCGCCGGCGCCGGCACATTACCGAGATGGATACCAACCTGGGGTTCCGCGTGCTGCGCGAACTCCGCTCGGGCACCCGCACCCGGTAG
- a CDS encoding type II toxin-antitoxin system PemK/MazF family toxin encodes MRRGDIVTVAAPGAYGKPRPAVVIQGDSLNQADPSSTIVALMTSAPVDAPLLRLTVPANEETGLRTTSQVQVNRILTLPVAKVGQTIGRLNDRQMVELNRLLAVVIGLT; translated from the coding sequence ATGCGCCGTGGTGATATCGTGACCGTTGCGGCTCCTGGAGCATACGGTAAACCGAGGCCGGCGGTGGTGATCCAGGGGGACTCCCTGAATCAGGCTGACCCGAGTAGCACGATCGTGGCGCTGATGACCAGTGCACCCGTGGACGCGCCTCTGCTCCGGTTGACGGTTCCGGCGAACGAGGAGACCGGTCTGCGAACGACAAGCCAGGTTCAGGTGAACCGCATTCTGACCCTGCCTGTAGCCAAGGTGGGGCAGACGATCGGGCGCTTGAACGATCGGCAGATGGTCGAACTGAATCGTTTGCTGGCGGTGGTCATCGGCTTGACGTGA
- a CDS encoding c-type cytochrome, protein MKRSRILAASLAASLATAAFVPQAAADVTRGELLTTSCFSCHSIDGTGNMPGLVGYPRDLMISQMQAFKDGSRPGTIMNRHARGYTDEEIVLMADYFSTIE, encoded by the coding sequence ATGAAACGTTCCCGTATTCTCGCCGCCAGCCTCGCGGCGTCCCTGGCAACGGCGGCCTTCGTGCCGCAGGCGGCGGCCGACGTGACCCGGGGTGAACTGCTCACCACCTCCTGCTTTTCCTGTCACAGCATCGACGGCACCGGCAACATGCCCGGCCTGGTCGGCTACCCGCGCGACCTGATGATCTCGCAGATGCAGGCCTTCAAGGACGGCTCGCGTCCGGGCACGATCATGAACCGTCACGCGCGTGGCTACACGGACGAGGAAATCGTCCTGATGGCCGACTACTTCTCGACCATCGAATAA
- a CDS encoding ParA family protein: protein MKTLAIYNLKGGVGKTASAVNLAYLAAQYGWKTLLWDLDPQAAATWYLGLEAGVQGSVKKLARGKRDWTDSVQATAWPRLSCLPADFDNRHLDQYLRKAEHPAFQVRRLLKAFEPEFDLVVLDCPPSFSTVTENLFHAADLIAVPIIPSQLSLRSYEQMVGFLQGEKIRRVKLYPFLSMVDNRRKQHREGGIALRDEIPNLLATAIPYAAAVEAMGRHRAPLPVHQPRARATQAFEQLWLEIAEKLHREA, encoded by the coding sequence TTGAAAACACTCGCGATCTACAACCTCAAGGGTGGCGTCGGCAAGACCGCCAGCGCCGTGAACCTCGCCTACCTCGCGGCGCAGTACGGCTGGAAGACACTGCTCTGGGATCTCGACCCCCAGGCTGCGGCAACCTGGTACCTGGGGCTGGAAGCGGGCGTGCAGGGCAGCGTGAAGAAGCTCGCGCGCGGCAAGCGGGACTGGACCGACTCGGTGCAGGCCACCGCCTGGCCGCGCCTGTCCTGCCTGCCGGCCGATTTCGACAACCGCCATCTCGACCAGTACCTGCGCAAGGCCGAACACCCCGCGTTCCAGGTACGCAGGCTCTTGAAGGCCTTCGAACCCGAGTTCGATCTGGTGGTGCTGGATTGCCCGCCCAGCTTCTCCACCGTCACCGAGAACCTGTTCCACGCCGCCGACCTGATCGCGGTGCCGATCATCCCCTCGCAACTGTCGCTGCGCAGCTACGAACAGATGGTCGGGTTCCTCCAGGGCGAGAAGATCCGGCGGGTAAAGCTCTACCCGTTCCTGTCGATGGTCGACAATCGGCGCAAGCAGCATCGTGAGGGCGGGATCGCGCTGCGCGACGAGATCCCGAACCTGCTGGCCACGGCCATACCCTACGCCGCGGCAGTGGAAGCGATGGGACGCCACCGCGCGCCGCTGCCGGTCCACCAGCCGCGGGCGCGTGCGACCCAGGCCTTCGAACAGTTGTGGCTGGAAATCGCCGAGAAGCTCCACCGCGAGGCCTGA